The following DNA comes from Deltaproteobacteria bacterium.
GCCCCGCGGGCGAGGTCGGCCCCGACGGCCTGTCGAGCTGGCAGGATCTGGGCAGCATCAGCTCGTGCCCGATGGCGTATCTGGCCAGAGCGATTTCGACGCCGGGGCTCTCGTCGCCCGTGCCGGCGGTGCCGCTGCCCGGGGCGATCGAGCGCGACTGGCTGATCGACCTGTTCCACCAAATCGGCATCGATCTGCCGCTGCCGGTTTGGGATTGCCGTTCGGTGGACGACGCGTTCGTCGGCCTGACCTGGGGCGACATCCTCACCATCGAAATCTTCGGCACGCCGCTGCCCGATGTGCTGCGCAATCTCGCGGCGGTCTTTCCCGACCTCTTCCCTGATCTGTTCGGCGGCATGATGGATGACTTCAAGGAACTCGAACTCGGCGCCGTGGGCCTCGCCGAATACGCCCAGCTTCGCGGCGACGCCGGGCTGTACGACGACGCGCGCCAAACGCTGTGGCACCTCATCGAGATCCAGCGCCTGCTCGCCGAGATCGTGTACGGACTGGGCGCCGACGCCGCTTTCGCCGCGCGATACGACACCGCGCGCGGGCCGGGGTCGCTCATCGCCACGATCGAACAGGGCCGCGAGATGATGTACATCGCGGCCATGTACGCGCGCATGTTCGACCTGCCCGGGCCGCTCGCCGATTTCGACGGCTGGTATCGCGGCGAGCAGAAGTCCACGTGGCTCGAGACGCCGCTCGCCTGGGGCGACACCGCGCCGTGGGGACTCATCACCGACGAGCAGATCGCCGCGAGCGTCGAGGCCGCGCTGCCCGGCGAGGAAGCGCCTGTCATCCAGCGCTACCGCGACCGGTTCGGATACACCCGACCCGTGCGCCGCGCAGGCGACGGATACGAGCGCATCGGGCCCGACGGCGATTGGGGCCCGGCCGAAAATCCGCGCCACCAGTGGTACGGCGATTTCCACCTGTGGTTCGAGGCGGCCCTGTGCACGCACGCCCCCGCCACGCTCGATTGCTCATGGGCTCGCGTGGGGTGCGCGGTCGCCGATCTCGACGGCGATACGGACGTGGACGCGGACGACCGGCAGATGATGGTCGAGGAATGGGCCGTATGGGGAACGGGCGCGTCGTGCGACGCGGGTAACGACTGGTGCGACGGCATCGATCTGGACCGCGACGGGACATTCGAGATCGAGGACCGCGATTTCATGGACGCCGCGCAGGGGTGCGTGATCTAAACGCCAACGAAGGGGGCGACGATGGAAGCAAAGGACAAGGCGGGACTCGCGGCGGTGCTGTCGTTTTTCCTGCCGGGGGTCGGCCAGCTTTATAACGGTGATTTCTGGCGGGCGATCTTCTGGTTCATCGTCACGCCTGGTTTGTGGATCGGCAGCGGCGGATTCCTCGGCTGGATCTGCCACATCATCGCCGCCTACACGGCGTATTCTCGGGCGACCGAGGCCGCGAGGATGAGCGGGGAGATGTGAAGAGGAGGATGAACGAAGGTGTGATTCGGTTGTCGCAGCCCGAGAAATCGCGCCTTTTCTTTCGGTGCGATTGACCGATTGGCGGACGTATTTTAACCATGCGCGCAAAACCATTCGCTCCGGAATCGACGGGGTTTCCATGTCGCGTCATCGCTGGCGGATTCGGCTGCATGCAGGGGTTCGTGGGGTGAACACAGATTTTGCCGATGCGGCGGGTCGACACTGGACCGACGCCGAGACGCTCTTCGACGCGAAACGCTGGCCCAACGCCGATCAGCTCTACGGGTTCGCCGCCGAATGCACATTGAAGGCGATCATGGTCGGGCTCGGAATGAGTGTTGTAGCTGACCGACCTCAGTATCCAAGTCATCGAGTGCACATCGACAAGCTCTGGAATGAGTTCCGTACATTCGCAGCCGGGCAAGTCGAATGGTGCCCGATACGCCGCGATGCTTCCCTCGGATAATCCCTTCAACGACTGGCTCGCAAGCCAGCGTTACTGGCATTCGCGCCATGTCGGTCAGCCAACCGCGATCGCTCATCGACAAGCGGCACGCGATATTCGGTCGATTTTCGACCAAGCGACAGTGGACGGGACAGAGCCATGAACATGCCCCCCATGACATTCGACGCGATTCCCGACAGCCTGCGCGCTCTGGTATCGGAGCACCGGGATCGGCTCGGCGATCTTGAATGGATCGCCGCGATTCGCGATCTCTGGAGCCGAGTGCGGTTCGTCGTCCCGAAGCGGCCTGACGAGGATAGCGATCTCGGCCGGGCGCTGACCGCGTTTGCGGAAGAAGCGTCGCAACGCCTCGACCGACATGGCTATCCAACCGGTCAGGCCATCCTCTACGCCGATGAAATGGCAATCGATTTCAATCCCGAGCAATTTCCCGGCATCACTCTCGATTGGGATGAACCAAGATTATTCCTGATCGACCGGCAAGTCTCCGGGCTTTCCTGGGGAACCGTGAATCGAGATCCCGACGATACGTCGCCTGATTTTGTGCCGCCTCGTCGAATCGCGTTCTATTCCATCAAGGGCGGCGTCGGGCGTTCGACCTCGGCTGCTGTCGCCGCGTGGCATCTGGCGCGTGAAGGAAAGAACGTACTCGTCGTTGATCTCGACCTCGAAGCGCCGGGCCTTTCGTCGAGCCTCTTTCCCCCGGCAAATCAACCTCCTTTTGGGATCGTCGACTGGTTTGTCGAGGACGCCGTAGGCCAAGGCGACACAGTATTGCCTGATATCTCCGCGAGGTCGCCACTCGCAACCAACCTGCCGGGATACATCCGGGTCGTGCCTTGTCATGGAGCGAACCCCACACAGTACCTCCCTAAACTCGGGCGCTGCTATCTCGACCTGCAGCGGGACGGAAAGCTCGAATCTTGGGAGCGGCGGTTGGGTCGTTTTATCGAAGCTCTCGAAGCCGTGCACAAACCCGATCTCGTGCTGCTGGACGCTCGCGCCGGGCTCTCGGACTTGGCTTCCGCGGTCGTAACGGACCTTCAGGCAGAGGTCTTCCTCTTCGCGATCGGAACGACGCAGACCTGGTCAGCCTATCGTCTGCTGTTTGAAGAGTGGCGAGGGACTCGCGCGATTCTCGACCTGCGTGAGCAGCTTCATCTCGTGGCGGCACTCGTTCCGGAAACGGATCGAGAATCCTATCTCACGCAGTTCCGACAAGAGGCGTGGGATCTCTTTCGCGATCATGCGTATGACAACGTTGAGCCAGACGCTCCTGCCGATGCAGACCTTTTCACCTTCGATCTCGATGCGGTAGACGGTCCGCATTCACCAATCCCCGTGTATTGGAACCGAGGTATCGCCGCACTGAGCAACCTCTCTGAGTTGGATCCGCAGCTAGTTGCCGCGTCGTACTCAACGTTTCTCAGCAGTCTGGATCGTTGCGTCGAGGCGATGCTCGGGGCGAGCAAATGACGCCCTTTCAAGTTGACCCGAAGAGCGCCCGTCAGTCGATTCTGGAAACGATCCCTGACAGCACTTCACTTCATGGAAGACCGCCCGAGGTGCGTTTCAGCTACGTACCCGCATCCCACGCCAAGGCGCTCGACTTGGATACGCAGGTCGTCGTCGGCATGCGCGGCACTGGCAAAAGCTTCTGGCGGCGCTTCAGAGCGCCGAGCATCGATCTCTGCTCGCTCAGCGTTC
Coding sequences within:
- a CDS encoding AAA family ATPase encodes the protein MNMPPMTFDAIPDSLRALVSEHRDRLGDLEWIAAIRDLWSRVRFVVPKRPDEDSDLGRALTAFAEEASQRLDRHGYPTGQAILYADEMAIDFNPEQFPGITLDWDEPRLFLIDRQVSGLSWGTVNRDPDDTSPDFVPPRRIAFYSIKGGVGRSTSAAVAAWHLAREGKNVLVVDLDLEAPGLSSSLFPPANQPPFGIVDWFVEDAVGQGDTVLPDISARSPLATNLPGYIRVVPCHGANPTQYLPKLGRCYLDLQRDGKLESWERRLGRFIEALEAVHKPDLVLLDARAGLSDLASAVVTDLQAEVFLFAIGTTQTWSAYRLLFEEWRGTRAILDLREQLHLVAALVPETDRESYLTQFRQEAWDLFRDHAYDNVEPDAPADADLFTFDLDAVDGPHSPIPVYWNRGIAALSNLSELDPQLVAASYSTFLSSLDRCVEAMLGASK